In one window of Branchiostoma lanceolatum isolate klBraLanc5 chromosome 15, klBraLanc5.hap2, whole genome shotgun sequence DNA:
- the LOC136420817 gene encoding tyrosinase-like — MFLIVFFQLFFVVCYGQFPRACTDDLSLSTRRCCPLWPVSDGTGSPCGEALGRGTCRQIQLDDSPHSPSYPYVGADDRERWPTVFWNWTCECRGNFYGVDCSECKYGFVGPDCTERKVLIRRNIFDLSWWERTRFMRALDESKTTVSERWVIPVTPYVDVLTNGSKPEFANVTTYDALVWMHYYVVRDVLLPEGGVFRTVDFAHEGPGFLPWHRLYLLLLERELAKIDGDENFALPYWDWRDLADCGDLCTDDFLGASQQNGTGRLSNGSFLSNWQVSLFSNCEVEVAKHCTLHL; from the exons ATGTTTTTGATAGTTTTCTTCCAACTTTTCTTCGTCGTGTGTTACGGACAGTTCCCTCGAGCCTGTACGGACGACCTGAGCCTCTCCACCCGCAGGTGTTGCCCCCTGTGGCCGGTGTCAGACGGGACGGGGTCGCCTTGCGGGGAGGCCCTCGGCCGTGGCACCTGCCGTCAGATTCAGCTGGACGACTCTCCCCACAGCCCGAGCTACCCCTACGTGGGGGCGGACGACCGGGAACGATGGCCGACTGTGTTCTGGAACTGGACTTGCGAATGTCGAGGCAACTTCTACGGCGTCGACTGCAGTGAGTGTAAGTACGGCTTTGTGGGGCCCGACTGTACCGAACGAAAGGTTCTAATCCGTCGAAACATCTTCGATCTGTCCTGGTGGGAGAGAACCCGATTTATGCGAGCGCTCGACGAGAGCAAAACCACCGTGAGCGAGCGTTGGGTCATCCCCGTGACACCTTACGTCGACGTCCTCACAAACGGAAGTAAGCCGGAATTTGCGAACGTTACAACGTACGACGCTTTGGTATGGATGCACTACTACGTAGTCAGGGATGTACTCCTTCCCGAAGGAGGCGTGTTTCGAACCGTAGACTTCGCACACGAGGGTCCGGGCTTCTTACCGTGGCACCGTTTGTACCTTCTACTATTGGAACGAGAGCTAGCCAAAATTGATGGCGACGAAAATTTCGCTCTGCCATATTGGGACTGGCGAGATCTAGCTGACTGCG GTGACCTCTGTACGGACGACTTCTTGGGTGCGAGTCAGCAAAACGGCACAGGTAGACTTAGCAACGGTTCTTTCTTGTCAAATTGGCAGGTGAGTTTATTTTCTAATTGCGAGGTTGAGGTAGCAAAACACTGTACACTTcacctatag